Within Cucumis melo cultivar AY chromosome 4, USDA_Cmelo_AY_1.0, whole genome shotgun sequence, the genomic segment CTCTTCCCCTTCATCTCAAAAAAAGATACCAGGAATTCCATCTGTACGCTTGGAAGTGCTTTCCAACAAGAACCTGCCGTTGTATCCTCTGATAATCTCACTTTCCATGGTTCTTTTATCAAGCCTATTCAGGAAGTAGGAGGAACCGAAGATGTTGATGACCCTATCCGTGGCGTCTCGAGCACTGAACCAGAGCCTAAATCGCAGTTACCGAGTAGGGTTAAAAAGAAGACTCAAGAAGATGAAGATAGCATTGAGGGTAGGTTTAAGCTGCGAAATGGAAGGGAGGTTTGTTTCTTGAACCCTTCCTTTTCCTCCCTTTAAACACTACTCTCTTCGAAATGTAGAAGCAATTAGGACACGAAGATAGATACCGCCCTTATTTTGATGTGTTTCTTTTATCCATTTGCCATACATGATTTAGATGTTAGAATGTGGAGTAGGACACTTCATACTTTAGAAGGATGGATGATTTAGCTAAACAATAAGAGGTAGAATTCATGAATTATTCTATATTTGAGTGGAGTGGAACATTTACTAATTTCATTGGGCGTGATGAACAACGACAACCGCAAAAGAAGATATCAGATGTGAGGACGCAGAGACAAAAGAGAGGGTGTTAGTCATCAATTGGGGGTTATGCAAATTAGGTGGTTGCCTAAAATTTTTGGACTGGGTTCTTTTGATGTCAGAAAATACCTACTTTCAGAAGGAAAGAGCGCCTTCCCATAGGTGGGATAACATATATTTTAGTTCTGAGCAACATAGAGGGTGCAGTATGATACAGTCAGAGTTAGGATATGTGATCAAAACATGTCTGATAAAAGGTTCGGTTGAAATATATTGGGGAAAAGGTTTCATCACTCATTCTTCTACAGTTGATTGCAATCTACATTCGTGactttcttttaattaaaaacatGGATTTATGGATCCTATCCTGCTAtggtatttaaaaaaaatgaaatgaggAATTTGACTTATTCATTAATTCAGGTTTTTGAAGAAAAAGCTTATCTCGTTGGTGTAGAGCGGAAAGGAGATGTTGGCCAACTTTTTAGCATCGATGAATCGCTGAAAGAACTGGCACAGTTAGCTGACACAGCCGGACTAAAGGTTGTTGGTTCAACATATCAAAAGTGAGTTCTGTGATACTTCTGTTCCTTTCTGCAGATAAATACATTCCTTCCGTTggtatctttctttgattttggGTTATATTTGGAATGGAATTgtcatattttctttttccctctgCATTTTCTCACTTTATTCTGTTAATTCATAAGTGCTGTTTGAAGTCTCTAATCAGCCTGGCCCTTAGGCTGTTATTCTGTTCTCAATGAAATCATCTGTGTCTTGTGCAGTaagaataacaataaaaaagaatattCTCTAATCAAACCAGGTGTTGCAGAACATTAGAGGATCTGGCTTGGCATATTTATGATCAGATTGTTTACTATGTTTACTTTTGGAAtcgttccaaaaaaaaaaaaaaaaaaaagagagagagagagagagaactaAGTTTACTATTGGAAACCTATTTCAATGTTTTTAAGAAATTTCCTGCGATATGCATTTCTTAATAGTGAAAGTGAtactaatatattcaaatggcGGTTGATGTTTATATaaaattttctctctatttAGTACTCTTTTAACAGAGAAGAATGCAATTTATGGTGGCCACCTACCTAGGAATTTAATATCGTACGAGTTTCCATAGCACCCAAATATTATAGGGTTAGACAGGTTGTCTTGTGAGGTTAGTTGGGATGTGTATAAGTTGGCCAAACACCCACGTACATTTAAAAAATGTGCAAGAATGTCAAATGGCTTTCATGTGGCATATTAGCCTTTTATTGAACTTCCTAATAGTTTtaattactttatttttctGTTTCATGTTCTTTCAGTATACTTCAGGGTAGTTGATATGAAATCCCTAGTAAATTGAAATTAAGAACTCTTTATTTTTCTGTTTCATGTTCTTTCAGTATACTTCAGGGTAGTTGATATGAAATCCCTAGtaaattgaaattaagaatTCTTTCGGAATGAGAACCCCTAATTTTTATCACTAAAACCTCCAACTCAATATGATTTCAACCTTGATTATCTAAAGATCAATATCTTGAAACAAGAATACAAGTTCTTTTGCCCCAAGATTCGAACACTCCACAAATAGGATGAACAATCCCACTTGAAGGTTCTTACAAAATTCAAGAAGGTTCTTACAAAATTCAAGAAGGTTCTTACAAAATTCAAGAAGGTTCTTACAAAATTCAAGAAGGTTCTTACAAAATTCAAGAAGGTTCTTACAAAATTCAAGAAGGTTCTTACAAAATTCAAGAAGGTTCTTACAAAATTCAAGAAGCTTTAATGCTAATCTTGAAAAGAAGCACAAAGGCTAAATTTGATTCATTGTTAAAACTTCTTAAAACAGCCTAATAGCAAGGTTTAAATAGTCTCCTAATGTCATAATGAGGATAAAACTGGAAATActaaaattacatcaaaattattaaataaagtcTAATGAATAATTCAATGTTTGGTTGGTTCATATCTGTAGTTGTTACTTCATGCCATTCTTTCTTTGTCTTTGTGATATATATACTTCCGAGAAACTTtcttttgaaatgaaaaaaaatctagccaattttgaattttgataaGTTCTGAAAATTTTATGCCTTTATAATTTGGTTATcaattcaaaaatatttttgaaagggtggaaatagaaaaaaattaattttgtgaTGGGAATACAAGCGTAGTTcttaataacaaaattttataaaatgaaATGCAACAAAACAGGGGCTTAAATGTTTGTTTTTAAGAATCCGATCCACAAGTGTAATGCTAAAATGTTTATTCTCGCCCTAAGAATTTTTCATTATTTATCTCTTTCTGAAAATGTAGAGATTGTAGTCTGTCTTTTCTCATAGTCCAATggaaatatattttgaaattccCCCGGCAATTAGTTTTCCATGTTTCTTACATATTTAGATATTTTTCTCTCCAATCTAATGATATGCAGGCTAGCTTCTCCAAATCCAAGGACTTACATAGGATCGGGCAAAGTTGCAGAAATCAAGAGTGCAATTCGTGCATTGGGGATAGAGACTGTGATATTTGATGATGAGCTTTCAGCTGGGTGAGTTTGTTcttattcattattttttttatgattctttTAATGCATGTTATCATTTCTCATAAGCGAGGAACAGTGCATCATtggcattattattattttgtcaaaatttcTTCGCCAAAAAGTTTCCTTAATAGTTTAATTTTCCGTTCATTTCTGCTTGTGTTGTGATTAGAGTTGATATTTTGCAAATTGACAGTGGATTGGCACTGTTTTTGTTCCACATGTATCTTCTTGTTTAAGAGAACTAAGTTGTTTTCCCATTACATAGAACTTATAGTCTCTCTTCCCTTAGGCAACTGAGAAACTTGGAAAAATCATTTGGTGGAGATGTAAGAGTTTGTGATCGTACTGCCCTAATCTTGGATATCTTCAATCAGAGAGCAGCAACGCATGAGGCATCTCTACAGGCAAAATGTTCATGCACTTGAATAAATCTTATTTAGGGCCctattgattttgtttttagttttgtaTTTTCGAAACCCATGTTTATTTTCTCCCAATTTGTTTACCatgtttttcacttttttttaaaagaaagattcaaattcttagtcaaatttcaaaacaaaatgaagttttcaaaaactttTTTTCCCCATACTTTTGTTTGCTTTTTGAAAACATCAGTAGAAAGTGAATCACAAGAAAGGAACTTATAGGTGGGAGTAgtgtttataaacttaattttcaaatagttatcaaatgggctttcttctttttttttttttccctttcttcagggacttgggggggggggggggggtgtatTTTGAGGGATTTAGTTTATACACAATGATGTTGGTTAAATAAACTTTCTCTTTAGGTGGCATTGGCGCAAATGGAGTACCAGTTACCTCGACTTACAAAGATGTGGACTCATCTTGAGCGTCAGGCAGGAGGGCAGGTGAAAGGTATGGGTGAGAAACAGATTGAAGTGGATAAGCGTATCTTACGAACACAAGTAAGCAAGCTTCTTTTATTGAATTTTTGTATATCAAGTATTAGAGCTTTCCATTTATAATCTGTAATTATGCCTGaatgttttcttaaattttcaCCAAATATGTTCCAGCCAACTTTAACATAATAAGGATATTCTGTATGTACGATACACTAAGTTCAAAAGGTTATTTTTGGCTTATTTTTTGAAACTAAGTTTGAGTGTCAATACTCATCCACTGCTAGATTGGTGTTCTCCGTAAGGAATTAGAGTCTGTCAGGGTGCATCGAAAACAGTACAGAAGCCGACGCTTTTCAGTACCTGTCCCAGTAGTTTCTTTGGTAAGCAAATTCACATGGGCACGGACTTCCTTTACTTTCTACTTTTGTGTGAGGGTAGCTCTTGCCAACATTTTAGAGGTCTCGGATGATGTTTTAGGTTGGATATACAAATGCTGGAAAGAGTACACTCTTGAATCAGTTGACTGGAGCTGAAGTCCTTGCAGAGGATCGGTTGTTTGCAACCCTTGATCCAACTACAAGGAGGGTTCAGGTAATTTCAACTTCCCTTAATCTTGCAGCGCTATTATATTCACGAGTCACTGTTAACCTTAGAGCAATATAGTTGGGGGGTAAATCTGTTGTATATTACTGTGCTAGCTATGAGTGCACTCCGTAAACAGGTtactaaaaaaagaagatgaaaatcTTACATCCATTTGTTCTTAACAAGTGAGGTCTTTTGATTAGCATCTCATGTGAATACTCTATGCCTCTAGCAAATCGAGCATTTGCATAGTGGTGTTGCTGATGCCTTAGCAAATTAGGCATCTCGGGAATTTACATTCCAAACTTGAGTCTGATTTTTTCAAATTGTCTAATGATGCTTGTGGATTGTGATAGGCTTTCTTGATTTGGTATTCTGAGTTTGTGCTTTtgaaagttaaataaataaattggtTGAAATATTTTTAACTAGTTTATGAAGTCATCAAATATTTAGGAGCAGTGGAGCACACATTAAATTGAAGGTTCAAATATGTTTCTTGTAAAGAATTGAGGCAAAAGTTCACTGAGCAGATAACTGCCCGCTGTTTTGCGCTTTTGCTGACCTTTTTGATTAAGGAATACTAAATACACCATTGAGAGCTAAAGCTAGGTACTAGCCCTTTTTGGAATCTATTGATGGTTTTACTTTTCAACTTAAGCAAAATCTGTTTACCGTAGAACATATCAAGTATTATGTCTGAAATTGTGATTGATGTGTTACAGTTGCATGATCTATGAAATAATGGAGCCTTTTCCTTGCTAACTAACCATCTGCTGCCACACCTTATTTTGAACCAATTTGTTATCTTCCTGGAAGTATGACAACTTTGAAGATGAGTTTGTCATATGACCACAGTTTACAACTGCTCATGCCTTATAACAGTATCAAACATTTATTAGTTTTTAGGGGGGGAAAATATGGAGGAAAATAGAAATAGAGATATGACAGCGAGAAGACAGAGAGAAAtgaattggaagaaaaaaaaataagggGAGAACATTCGAAGGCTCAAGCAATCAATTCTTTACTTAAGTTTTACTGACTACAAAAATGGTCCCCAAGTAATTGAATAAAAATATCTGATAAATTGTTTATGAATTGAGAAACTTACAATAGAACAGAACCCTAATATCTTGTAAAACCATTAGAAAGAAATTCTAACTTTCTAAAATCATAGGGACTAAATTTGcaatttaacatttttaaactaatgataattttatttttattttctttcaaaaggattacaatatatataagaAGTAATTGCGAATTAAGaactatttttaaattcattttgttCACTTACCATGCCTGTTTCACACTCCAGATGAAGAACGGGAATGAATTTCTACTTACGGATACTGTTGGTTTCATCCAGAAGTTACCAACTATGCTGGTGAGATTTTCTGTCGCAAGATAGCATATCATATAGTCACACTTCTATCATTTCATTATGAATCTCTACTATCCTTGGGCTTTCAACATGATCCAAACCCACTATTGCAAACAAGTTTGATTACATTTACAAGGATGTTTCCTCATCTGCCTTCCTCAGTATTCGTGGTAAAATCCTCAGATAGATTTATTTTTATCTCTGGTTAAGTCCTTCAGGTTGCTGCATTCAGAGCAACATTGGAGGAGATATCAGAATCGTCATTACTGGTTCATGTGGTGGACATCAGGTGATTGGTTATTCTATTGATTTTCCTAATTACCCTATTCTATTTTCTGAttctatattttattaatttcagCCATCCGCTGGCAGAGCAACAGATAGAGGCCGTGGATAAAGTTCTTTCAGAATTGGATGTTTCATCAATTCCAAAGCTGATGGTATGGAACAAGGTAACGGGGAAAAAGTTCTTACGGTAATACAACCTTTCGCCCCACCCCTCAACCACCACATAAAAGattaagaaaaggaaaagaaagaaagaaagaaaactgtTCGATATTTTTCAGTGTTTACAATAGATATTTGTCCTTTTTTCATTGGCATGGCTTGTGATGACTTGCTTTACTAAAATCTCTTTACCATGTGACATGAAAACCCATGTGAATTCAAATTAGGAACCCTTTAGGTATGAAACCCTTTGATTCTCAAACACTAAAATCCAAAtcaatatgatttctttttttaaagggAAACAAGCCTCTTCTATCAGATAAAAATGAGACTTGAGCTCATAGTACAAGAGAGTGATACAATGAGCAAAATAACCAAAACGGTTTGATTTTATTAGACCACCAATCCTCCAAACATATAAAAGGAGGGGCAAGAAAGGAAACCCATGTAATATTACTATGAGAGAGATCATTGGAGAGGAAGGAAATACTTGAGGGTCCCACTAGGTTGTTGGTATAAATAAGGAATGTTTTGGGATTGATGAATTAGGTTTGATTTTAGTAAAAGGCTGCTGTAAGCTTTCTAGGGAGAGGATTCTAGCCTTCTTGAAGGAGGTGGTCTATTgctttctttttctgttttgtGCTTTCCATTTGTGTTCATCTTCAGACTATATTTCTGGCTTGTAGAACTTTGGTTAATATTGCAATATAATTAAGTAGGGTGCCACCTCTGTTTTACCATTGTTGAGATTTTTCTGAATTTCATGTTGAAGTGTCTTAACAGATTTTAACCTTAAAGCTTTTCCTTGGCCCAAGATTTGAAAACAAATGATATGAGAACCCTAATGTACCGTCATACATAGATCATTGTaaaatgacaaaagaaaaaccCTACTTAATGTGTCGTAAAAAGGATAATATTgagaaatattaaaattatatcaaaattattaaataaaatataaataatagttTGATACACTGGACCATTCTTATCACTATATTTCTTGGTAGTGGGAAGACACATTagagttttttgtttttatgatttttttttatatcatcaTATGTTTTACCAAAATTGGATTTTCAAATGGGCTTCTGTTTTTCGCTGCTCAATCTGGTAGCTTTGTTATTCTCCACCATTTTAGTCATTACGCTGAATCTTTGCCTTGAGCGAAAGAGGAGGATCTATAGAGGAGAAATCTTGGGGAGGTTTGTGTAAGGTATCTTCTTGCAAACAAGTATTATTGAATGAAGAAGGATCCCTAAGGCTACAACTCCTCTCATTGTGAGAGTCTGATACTAAATCCAAgctgaagaaaaaggaaataccAACCTCTACTACTTATACTACCCTTCCTACCCAAAAATACCCCTCCGTCCTCACATGGTCCCCCCATTCCTATTACATAAAATTCCCCATCCTTATTCCCATACATAACTAACTTCCTCTTATCTGATGGATGATTGGTGGTATCACAGCTTGGTCTTCAGCTGGGTTCAATACCTCTCTTTGGTGTTGGTGTCTGGAGCTCCTTTGGTTTctgtttgtttatatttttatttatttcctatGTTGTTATCATTATCTTTTTTGCCATTTGTTTATCCTTTCATTTGCTGTTGaagtttgttttttaattttaaagaaaatttgtaGCTTTTGTAAGGGATCCCTATTGGTAATTCTATTGGCTAATATCCAACTGCATAGCAGAAAAAACTcagaaatattttagaaaaaatgaacAATTGGGTAGaccgcaaaaaaaaaaaaaaaaaaaaagagagagagagagagagagagagagagagagagggacaGAGCTATGATTGCAATCTAGGATGCACCCTGTATTATTTTTCACTCCCATGTTCATCTTTGACACAAAATGTCGAACTGCAGGTTGACAAGGTTAGTGATCCTCAACACATTAGACTGGAAGCAGATAAAAGAGGAGATGTTGTTTGTGTATCTGCGCTTGGTGGTGATGGTTTGGACGAATTCTGTGATGCAGTTCAGAGCAAATTGAAGGTGTATTAACTTCGCATTATTGAAAACTCTAGTGTTTATTAGCAGCATTTGGACACTGCTTTTGATGTAAAATATGAACACAAGATCACGAATGATTGTTTTGAATGGGCAGGACTCAATGGTTTGGGTAGAAGCATTGATCCCATTTGATCGAGGCGAGCTCCTGAGCACTGTGCATCAAGTTGGAGTGGTAGAGAAAGCTGTAAGTAAATGGAGGATCCATTTcgattttcattttgttttcttattataCCCTTGActtattctaaaatatctttagAGTGCATTAGGTTGAAACATTTTGTTAgattatttcaaaaaagaaagtgtaagaaaaaaaaaacggcATTCTAAAAACCTACGTGAAATACACAATTAATGTGTATTACTCCTACCTATCTCAACTTTCTATTTTACATTGATAGACTGCTCTAAAccaaataatttatattttctagCAAGAGAGAAAAATTAGCAACCTTGAATGACCTCTCTCGGATTGATTTTGATCCCCTAGCTCTCTCGAGTAACTTCAGTTGTCATCTTATGCTGGCAGGAATATACAGAAAACGGAACACTGGTCCAGGCACACGTTCCCCTTAGGTTTTCGAGGCTGCTTACACCAATGAGGCAATTGTGTATATCCTGACCTCAGCTTGCTCAAATTTTTCATTTCCACTTTTACTATTGATTTTAGTTCTGTTGCCCATTATTtacaaaacaataaaaataaataatagaacTATCTACTTCTGTTTACGACAGGGGAAGAGACTCCTGTTTGACATAATTGTGTAAAAAACTTGGATCCCCCTACCATGGGATTGTAAATATTTGATGTCCTATATTGTTAAAATCTTGATGTTTGAAAAAGTTGAATGGGCATGGAATTTCTGATATTTTCCCCTCTGAACTCACCCAAAAGAAGGAACGGTGCTCAAGCAAGAGGCAATATTCTGTTCATTAGCTTAAACGAAACTCGTAGGGTCTTCTTCAGCTTGTAGCAAGACAGTAATTTTGTAAGAAAACCAGATGGTAAGTTGAGACTCCCAACCACATGGAATTGTAGGGGAAAAAAACAGTTTTACACTGGAAATTATTAGGTATTTTGtcagattttttttattctctttgttctatttttgttAGGTACATAATTTTGGTCACACGTCATTATCAGGTGTCGTTGGGGTGAAGTCATAGGTTAAAAAATCGATTGGGTCGGTGATCTACCCTATTATGCTGAAACAGAATGTGACCCATAATTAGAACATTTATGTTCACAAACTATCTGGGGATTGGGTAAATTTTGGATTCAATGAATGTTGAAGTCATTGTATAGCTCAGCatatctctctcttttttctttttatgtcaTGGCCTAACCAGCCTTCTTTTGCATAATAAAGCCACTTATAATGCTAAGACTCCACTAAGCTAATAAAGAGTAAAATGATGGAGAAAATGACTGAAAATGTTACATAAATTGGAAAGGTATTCAAACCTCTAACATAAATTATGTATGTTTGATGGGGTACTAGGTACTGCTTTAATTGCTAGTTTTTGCATATAAATTGGCATTATCTTTTCTTCTCGTGCATTTCTCACCTTTCCTATCTTATCAAATGCTGATTCTACAAAATTCAGCTCAAATTTTCCAAATTCATCTAAATCTCCTGACTTAAGCTGCGCGGTGGACATAAAATTGTGAATTTGATTCTCTGAATTATGATTTCATGATAGGGTagaaattatttatgaaaattttattaaaccatactaaaactaacttcaaagaAACTATATTTGTTATTAACCTAATTTAGAAATAGAATGATTAGGTCAGTATTGTATTCAGAAACTTTGAAACAAAATGAtctaaagaaaaatgaaaagagtgAGACTTAGACTTGAGCTTAAAAGAGTTGAAAACCAGTTTTATCACTAGGTTAGTTATTGCTATcgatattattttatattttttatatctaGTATATAAAGAGCATAAAGTTGATGAAAATTTAAGTTTTCAAGTTTATATAAAATCCGTCAATACCCAAAAGAGttagaaaaaatatattgttCAGAGAAATAAAAATGCCACATGGTTGCATCTCATTCAATTATATTTGTGAATGCATTAAGATAGTAGCATTCAAGGAGAGCACCCAAACTTTTCTCTAATTTAATTGCATTGCCTTTGCCTTataaacaaattattattattgttatattattgTGATATAAAATATATAGTTTCCAGATTTAGATCTTATTTTAGACTTagatttttatgtttattatatTTGGTTGTGGAACTTCCCTAAATGTCTTTTGATCATTGGTGAAGAACTTTTTATATTGTAtccttttttatatatacattagTAAACAATTGATACACTAATACAAATTTTACACAAAGTTCATGTGTCCGAAGTTTAGATGATCACAGGTTGGGTTTGGTGGATGAAAACATTTGGTTCATCATTGGTTGAAAATGATGGTTAAGGAACTCATCCATTTCTCTCATCAACGAGTCAACTTTTCTAATTACATACATCCTTTCTATAATAATTACCAACTCggttttatttgaattttatttgtTATCATCCCATTTACCATTTACCATTTACCAATAAGGAATGATAGATGTTGTATTATAATTTATAGCCCAAAAGGATGATTTGAATTGAATGGAGTGAGTATGAAGAGGGAGACAGAGACAAATTAATGTTTGGATTGATGAGAAGTGAAGTTCATAGGAGAACGTGGTAAGGTAATATGCGAAGCAGAAAGGACAATTTAATGTTTGAAATATTCATTTTAAGGCGCAGCCATGTGATCAGACTCAAACAAATTGATGCATTTCCCTTCCCATTATAATACTCTTTCTTAATTAATACTGCTTTTGCTTTATCTAAACTGTACTTTGATCCCATCATCGTTATTATTAAAACACTCTTAAGGCAATCCTC encodes:
- the LOC103503912 gene encoding uncharacterized protein LOC103503912 isoform X2, whose protein sequence is MTSASLAGFFPRPSIREPCSPCTSSNHNRILFPFISKKDTRNSICTLGSAFQQEPAVVSSDNLTFHGSFIKPIQEVGGTEDVDDPIRGVSSTEPEPKSQLPSRVKKKTQEDEDSIEGRFKLRNGREVFEEKAYLVGVERKGDVGQLFSIDESLKELAQLADTAGLKVVGSTYQKLASPNPRTYIGSGKVAEIKSAIRALGIETVIFDDELSAGQLRNLEKSFGGDVRVCDRTALILDIFNQRAATHEASLQVALAQMEYQLPRLTKMWTHLERQAGGQVKGMGEKQIEVDKRILRTQIGVLRKELESVRVHRKQYRSRRFSVPVPVVSLVGYTNAGKSTLLNQLTGAEVLAEDRLFATLDPTTRRVQMKNGNEFLLTDTVGFIQKLPTMLVAAFRATLEEISESSLLVHVVDISHPLAEQQIEAVDKVLSELDVSSIPKLMVWNKVTGKKFLRLTRLVILNTLDWKQIKEEMLFVYLRLVVMVWTNSVMQFRAN
- the LOC103503912 gene encoding uncharacterized protein LOC103503912 isoform X1, with translation MTSASLAGFFPRPSIREPCSPCTSSNHNRILFPFISKKDTRNSICTLGSAFQQEPAVVSSDNLTFHGSFIKPIQEVGGTEDVDDPIRGVSSTEPEPKSQLPSRVKKKTQEDEDSIEGRFKLRNGREVFEEKAYLVGVERKGDVGQLFSIDESLKELAQLADTAGLKVVGSTYQKLASPNPRTYIGSGKVAEIKSAIRALGIETVIFDDELSAGQLRNLEKSFGGDVRVCDRTALILDIFNQRAATHEASLQVALAQMEYQLPRLTKMWTHLERQAGGQVKGMGEKQIEVDKRILRTQIGVLRKELESVRVHRKQYRSRRFSVPVPVVSLVGYTNAGKSTLLNQLTGAEVLAEDRLFATLDPTTRRVQMKNGNEFLLTDTVGFIQKLPTMLVAAFRATLEEISESSLLVHVVDISHPLAEQQIEAVDKVLSELDVSSIPKLMVWNKVDKVSDPQHIRLEADKRGDVVCVSALGGDGLDEFCDAVQSKLKDSMVWVEALIPFDRGELLSTVHQVGVVEKAEYTENGTLVQAHVPLRFSRLLTPMRQLCIS